The sequence CCGATCCGGCAGCGACTCCCGATCCGCTGGCGTCCTCGAACGCCCGGATCCTCGGGACGAGGCCGAACCCGATGCGCTCGACCACGGAACTCACCTACGACGTCTCTTCGGTCGCGGCCGCATCCCCCGTGACACTGAGGCTCAGCGACCCGACCGGGCGCATCGTGCGCACGCTTGTCGATGGGAAGATGGGCGCCGGGACGCACCATGCGAGCTGGGACGGCCGCGACGACGCCGG comes from Candidatus Eisenbacteria bacterium and encodes:
- a CDS encoding T9SS type A sorting domain-containing protein, with translation DPAATPDPLASSNARILGTRPNPMRSTTELTYDVSSVAAASPVTLRLSDPTGRIVRTLVDGKMGAGTHHASWDGRDDAGRPVCTGVYLVHFSSLDGQSTAKLVLVK